The Dioscorea cayenensis subsp. rotundata cultivar TDr96_F1 chromosome 19, TDr96_F1_v2_PseudoChromosome.rev07_lg8_w22 25.fasta, whole genome shotgun sequence genome includes a window with the following:
- the LOC120250322 gene encoding uncharacterized protein LOC120250322: MKTKFLRNLYTLLVKLSPDDCSHQNMLRDDAVSMAVTNKWFRTRIKFLEITCLFDLLFQKLNQEFELLISGSSFIPPSTTFEDKDILQLDKGCSHEEFLLLLRCCMTMLNFLEFDQSLILEKCQILNGILRRLGHLLDMFSCHCHFELEIAQKVSDSESIALHRCTFAHGGMMLAAGALPSFSCRILEVFIHDLLLHQQFRKHVVITDYVTETPAKLFASHCDPGDLSVILEVVSFHFLLSVCDERASLRFIQSLSWSTGFLETTELGVSATLALFGIPVMFTAPYILQAHLILLASKCIGLLMPNDDGKPDDATFESYMSAFELSVNLYGRYMSVLESTELPSRDEVATSSLKEPNFGSYIKLSTKDKINVQIQNLVDFCETHLSGFLSGNMDQFLNDSFSYISENQQIIDLSCREKGSLMLNCLVSNILSKQTAMNKMPRKDGRILQVECCLAAVLKLMSSSLLKILWFLKQNSCLGGKRTPTDNHCSEYKFVTSVIHSFGKYNAHRYVKNILFNECDALTERHKEIELLFEHLSSLALYSFTRRLTFLWNGCIFMMMTITNLFQFEKDKFVALSQLLGYTHENSKTQFSAPKSLQDKVLQSSSLHIASNLQTLRKLYLRNKLNSSPCGDECMDIGQSRKDGEQDEDADNTNVPGVGEHADEADVCNGRGFLDCLSGYQNGPSEWEGLVDFIECKPGKDYSNWLRSRKVFRKWQNGRIAVRRKWRRKVKRRRKIF; encoded by the exons ATGAAGACCAAATTTCTGAGAAATTTGTATACTTTGCTCGTTAAATTGTCACCGGATGATTGCTCGCATCAAAATATGTTAAGGGATGATGCAGTTTCCATGGCAGTGACAAACAAGTGGTTCAGAACTAGGATCAAATTCTTGGAAATTACTTGTCTTTTTGATCTTCTTTTCCAAAAACTTAATCAAGAATTCGAGCTGTTGATCTCCGGTTCCAGCTTCATCCCTCCTTCAACCACCTTTGAAGACAAGGATATCTTGCAATTAGACAAAGGTTGTTCACATGAAGAATTCTTGTTACTCTTGAGATGTTGTATGACCATGTTGAATTTTCTTGAGTTCGATCAAAGCCTTATTTTAGAGAAATGCCAAATCCTCAATGGAATTCTTAGGAGGTTAGGCCACCTGCTGGATATGTTTTCATGTCATTGCCACTTTGAGTTAGAAATTGCTCAAAAGGTTTCTGACTCAGAGAGCATAGCTCTTCATCGATGCACTTTTGCCCATGGAGGTATGATGTTAGCTGCTGGTGCACTACCTTCTTTCTCATGCAGAATATTAGAG GTATTCATACATGACCTTTTGCTGCATCAACAATTCAGAAAGCATGTTGTCATTACCGATTATGTTACAGAGACGCCAGCCAAATTGTTTGCATCTCATTGTGATCCTGGTGATTTGAGTGTGATTTTGGAGgttgtttcttttcattttcttctatcAGTTTGTGATGAAAGGGCTTCCTTGAGATTCATTCAGTCTCTCTCTTGGTCAACTGGATTTCTTGAGACTACTGAACTGGGTGTATCTGCAACTCTAGCTTTGTTCGGCATTCCTGTGATGTTTACAGCACCATATATACTTCAGgcacatttaattttattagcaTCTAAGTGTATAGGTCTTCTCATGCCTAATGATGATGGGAAACCAGATGATGCTACCTTCGAGTCTTACATGTCAGCATTTGAACTGTCGGTAAACCTTTATGGACGCTACATGTCTGTTTTGGAATCCACTGAGTTGCCCAGCAGGGATGAGGTGGCGACAAGTAGCTTGAAAGAACCCAACTTTGGATCTTATATCAAACTGAGTACAAAAGACAAAATCAATGTTCAAATTCAGAACTTGGTTGATTTCTGTGAGACACACTTATCTGGTTTCCTCTCTGGAAATATGGATCAGTTCCTAAAtgattctttttcttacatCAGTGAAAACCAACAGATTATAGATTTATCCTGTCGAGAGAAAGGCTCTTTAATGCTTAATTGCTTAGTATCTAATATTCTTTCTAAACAAACTGCAATGAACAAAATGCCTCGTAAAGATGGAAGAATCCTGCAAGTGGAATGTTGCCTTGCTGCTGTGTTGAAGTTGATGAGTTCCTCACTCCTGaaaattttatggtttttgaaGCAAAACTCCTGTCTTGGAGGCAAGAGAACTCCAACTGATAATCATTGCAGTGAATATAAATTTGTTACAAGTGTTATTCACTCTTTTGGGAAATACAATGCACATAGATATGTTAAAAATATCTTATTCAATGAATGTGATGCACTAACTGAAAGGCACAAGGAGATAGAGCTGTTGTTTGAACATTTGTCCAGCTTGGCATTATATAGTTTCACCAGAAGGCTCACATTCTTGTGGAATGGATGCATTTTCATGATGATGACTATTACAAACCTTTTTCAATTTGAAAAGGACAAATTTGTTGCACTCAGCCAATTGCTTGGTTACACACATGAAAACTCAAAAACTCAATTTTCTGCTCCAAAAAGTTTGCAG GATAAGGTACTGCAGAGTTCAAGTTTACATATTGCATCAAATTTGCAAACTTTGCGGAAACTCTACTTGAGGAACAAATTGAACTCCTCTCCCTGTGGTGATGAATG CATGGATATTGGACAGAGCAGAAAAGATGGTGAGCAAGATGAGGACGCAGACAACACAAATGTTCCAGGTGTAGGAGAACATGCCGATGAAGCTGATGTTTGCAATGGAAGGGGTTTTTTAGATTGTCTATCTGGATATCAAAACGGTCCCTCTGAGTGGGAAGGCTTGGTTGACTTCATTGAATGTAAACCTGGAAAGGATTATTCAAACTGGTTGAGAAGTCGGAAAGTTTTCAGGAAGTGGCAGAATGGAAGGATTGCAGTCAGAAGAAAATGGCGGAGAAAGGtaaagagaaggagaaaaatCTTCTAA